TTTGTTTCAAAGCCAATATTATCTTCCCTCGACGATTTTCACACTTCTGCTGGAGGTCGGCTGGAGCAGACACTCCACATTCTTACacgcgcacaaacacacacaacatttgAGTCAGCTTTCAACCAATGGTGCTTAGTTTTCCAGGCTTTCCGTCGCCATTTTCGTGCTGTATTGGTTCCTCCTTTGGTTATCGGACAGTTGTAAGATGTTGATTCATCATTTTTGGGcccttttcttcctttttccccGTTTGCTTCTTTGTTAACGGTGGTGAAGTAATCCTACAAACGATGCGATAAGAAAGATCGGGAATGTTGGAGAACTCGGGCGATGTTTCCTTTTCTGATGCGTCTCATCTGTTTGGTGTTTTACAAACCCGGGATTAATAACTATTTTTTGTGGTTATTTTCGAAACTACCTAACTATTGCACGGTCGGCATGCAAAACTCCGCAAATAGTCACAAGCTGAGTCACTTTTTACAATGTACAATTTTTCCACACGGCACAACACACCCACCAACACAAACGCGATGAAGCaataatttacattaaaaGTGCATCTACAATTGTTAGACGAGAGATTTAACGGCAATTCTGCAGACTATACACAAATGCAATTCACCTTTGTGACCACACGAGCACCGctactgctgttgttgttccgTCCGCACCACACGACGATAACACCGGATGGATAATGGAACAAGAATGCGTTTCAGACACCACACACCAAAGCGAGCGATACCGCAAAATCGCAGCAGGCACTTTAACGGAACAGTGGCGATTTACTTTTCACGAAACGGGAACCAACCAAACCAATACAACACGCGCGCACACTATTCAAAGTCGAACAAAAGACAACAATCGATTGTAGCACGCCGCGTGACACACAGTAAAGGGAAAAGGAACGAACGGCACGGTACAGGAACGCAACCACCACGAGTAAAATGTTTCACGGCGAAGATTGTTCTTgtgaagaacagaaaaaaaactcaccgaCGTAAACAAGCGCACAGCAAAACGTgaaaaagtataataaaaatgCACGAAACAATCACAAACCGGGTGCTGCACCAGTAGACAAATTGACACgcaacttttccctttttctcaaCCTTTCGTTTTCCTGTGCGTACGGCTTTTTGGCGAAAAATACAGGGAcaaacgaaatggaaacgCGTTTCCTTCTCCAATTTTTGGCGATGATGGAAATGTCACTGCGATTCAAAacggaaggaagaaaacattcgCTGTCAAATGCTGTCACCCAACCAGGCAAATTCCCGGTGGCACACAAGTTGCCCAAAAAACGATTCGCACTCTGTGTTCGAACGACAGATAgcgtttatttaaaaaaaatcaattaaattgcaAATCTTGATGCAATTGAAGTCatttaacaaattaaattgatcCTCATCTACCTAGTCGGTCATttcaaaaccttttttgtaaTTGGGACAACTGCTGTGATGCGTGCCCTCTAGGAGAAAAACCAGAAAGCTCATTGAAAAACGCGCCAAACTTGTATTTCTTCAACACGTCGAACATAAGTGTGTTTATTGGTGTGCTATTTGCTGTTGATTTCGTGATATTATTGTAAAAAGGGCTTTTTGTAATGCCTATCTATGTGAAGAAGTAagtaaaatgtacaaaaacgACTGGTAAGATGAGGGAGACGGGGATTTCTTTGGCTGGAAACAAACGTTGCTGGCAAAGATTATGAGCGCCTGTATTGATGCTGTCAAATTATGCTGTCAAGTGATGTATTGTTGACATACGCTAAATTCCTCACACTTGGTTGACCTAAAACGATGGGTCCGCCGAAAAAATCCTccaaaaaggataaaagtGGTTCCGGATCGAGCAGTGCTAGTGGTTTCGTGGAGAACAAATGGAACAAGAAGCGTCGGACGGAGGATGAAGCGTATGCCGCCTTCGCCGACGATGACGACAGCAATCTCGGCGAGAGTGACTTTGTGCCGGATGCAGCTACAAAAAACGCAGAAAAGAATGACGAAGCTATCATGGAGGATGAGTACGGAGCAAAGGACTATCGGACGCAGATGGAACTTAAGCCGGACAACGAATCGCGGCCACTGTGGGTTGCACCGAATGGGCACATTTTCCTGGAGTCGTTCTCCCCGGTGTACAAGCATGCTCATGACTTCCTGATTGCCATCTCGGAACCGGTTTGTCGGTAGGATGATGATCCGTCCAGTACGGCTATGTGTCTTAAGAGCTGCATAATGTAAAATCTTGTTAACGTTTCAGTCCAGAACACATCCACGAGTACAAGCTGACACCGTACAGTTTGTATGCTGCCGTCTCGGTCGGGCTGCAAACACACGATATCATCGAGTACTTGAAGCGCTTAAGCAAGACATCCATTCCAGAGGGTATCGTAGAGTTTATTCGCCTCTGTACGCTTTCGTACGGCAAGGTGAAGCTCGTGCTTAAGCACAATAAATATTTCGTGGAAAGTCCTCACCCGGAAGTGTTACAGAAGTTGCTCAAAGATCCGGTTATTCAGTCGTGTCGTTTACGCCGTACCGAGGAGGAAGGAGGGGACGGgttcatcaaacaaacacttGAGAAGGGAAAAGGAATAACTGCCTTCGGGCAGACGAAGTTACCTGCCGGGCAAACCACGTTACCTACCGGAGCAGCCACGACGGAGACAGGTAGGTGTCATCGAAAGGTGTAAACCTTCCTCTTATGAACAGACGAacgattaattgtttttttcatcaccATACGTTAGATAAACTTGGCGAAGGTTTGGAAGTGGTCACCGAGGAAGCTCCCGTACCGGAAGATATCACAAACTTCTACGACAAGATGGACaacgaagaggaagaagaggaagCGAATCTAAATACGGTTTCATTCGAGGTAAACCAGGAAAAGATTGAAACACTACAGAAGCGTTGCATCGAGATTGAATTTCCATTGCTGGCAGAGTATGACTTCCGCAACGATACGATCAACGCGGACATAAACATTGATCTGAAACCAGCCGCAGTATTGCGCCCGTATCAGGAGAAAAGCCTTCGCAAGATGTTTGGCAACGGGCGTGCCCGATCAGGCGTTATTGTACTCCCGTGTGGTGCGGGCAAATCGTTGGTCGGTGTGACTGCTTGCTGTACGGTGCGCAAACGAGCCCTGGTGCTTTGTAACAGTGGCGTATCGGTGGAACAGTGGAAGCAACAGTTTAAGATGTGGTCTACCGCCGACGACAGCATGATATGTCGGTTCACGTCGGAAGCAAAGGATAAACCGATGGGTTGCGGTATACTCGTGACGACGTACTCCATGATTACGCACACTCAGAAACGCTCGTGGGAGGCGGAACAGACGATGCGTTGGTTGCAGGAACAGGAATGGGGCATCATGGTGCTCGACGAGGTACACACCATTCCGGCCAAAATGTTCCGTCGCGTGCTGACGATCGTGCAATCGCACTGTAAGCTCGGGCTGACCGCAACGTTGCTGCGCGAGGACGACAAGATAGCGGATCTAAACTTCCTGATCGGTCCCAAGCTGTACGAAGCGAACTGGTTGGAGTTACAGAAGCGTGGCTACATAGCGCGCGTCCAGTGTGCTGAGGTGTGGTGTCCGATGGCGCCGGAATTTTATCGCGAGTACTTGATCGCTAAAACGTCGAAAAAGATGCTGCTGTACGTGATGAATCCGGCCAAATTTCGAGCCTGCCAGTATCTTATTCGCTATCACGAAAAGCGTGGCGACAAAACGATCGTGTTCAGCGACAACGTGTTCGCGCTGAAGCATTACGCTATTAAGATGAACAAACCATACATTTATGGGCCAACGTCGCAAAACGAGCGTATACagatattgcaaaattttaagttCAATCCAAAGGTGAACACAATCTTCGTGTCGAAGGTGGCCGATACCAGTTTCGATTTGCCGGAAGCGAACGTGTTGATACAGATTTCATCGCACGGCGGTTCCCGCCGACAGGAGGCACAGCGTTTGGGGCGTATCCTGCGTGCGAAGAAAGGCGCCATTGCTGAGGAGTATAATGCGTTCTTCTATACGCTCGTATCTCAGGATACGCTTGAAATGGGCTACTCGCGCAAACGCCAGCGGTTCCTAGTGAACCAAGGCTACAGCTACAAGGTAATTACGCATCTGGCCGGCATGGATAGCGATCCGGATCTGTTTTACAAGACGCGCGAAGAGCAGGGCCAGCTGTTGCAGCAGGTACTGTCAGCGACGGATATGGACTGTGAGGATGAGCGCATGCCGGGCGACGGTACGGGAGTACCGAGACCGAGCGGATCGAAGCGAACCGGCGGGCTAAGCTCGATGGCCGGTGCGGACGATGCGATCTACTATGAGGCCCGAAAGAAATCTGCCCATCAGCATCCACTCTTTAAGAAGTTCCGCTGCTAGGATTAATTTCGATAACAAATGTTGTATAtagttcttccttttttcataACATCTTAATAAAGATAATGCAAGATGTCTggaaattttgtgttttttgagtCTTTTTGATGATAAGTTCAAGAGAAATAGTGATGATGTTGAGAAGTCCTCCGGAAATACGATTTTAATGCATTAGAttgataaacaaacaaaataagctTATagtctttgttttctttacttgAAGTCCTTCCAGAAATGGCGAGTATAACACCAATCTGGACGAATGGTGCATCGTGGAGTTACAGGGTGATCTCGATGTTCGTGGCGATCGCATAATGGATGGTCAGTTTATCGGCGATCTGCTATACAACAAATATGGTCAGCCGGTAGGTTCCGCTACTAGAATCCGACAATAACTACCGTTCCCTGACATTAAGGCATCATGCCATGTGTATATTTTCGCTTCAGATTTTAATCATTGGTCACCATATACTGCAAGGACGGTTGCAGAAAATCGACAAACCATTGCTGGTGGTGGAAAAGTGTGACTTACAGCGACGGGACGCGGGAGAGGATGAAACGATGCTAGACATTAGTCAGCTGACGGTCACCCAGAGCCAAGAACAGCACGATCTCGATTCAACGGCTCATTCGATCACTTCCAATCGAACCGTGCTCGATACGACCGTTGCCATCGAACACAAGGTGGTGCCGAAGGTGGAGTACCGAGTAAGAGCCGTGGTGCGTAACAAAGTGCTGTTTAAAGCACGTCCCAAACCTATCATTGCCAACGTTTCCAAAACAGTCTGAAATCATTTAGTGTaagtttttatataaaaaatatacatttttctttaattctcTTTAAACCACCACATATATCAGCATCGTTTGCTATGCGCATCGAATCTTTAATGGCATTATTACGCTTCTGAATATTCCGGTGATCACTTATCACAACACTACAATGATGCTGCATTAGTGCATCATTTCCGCCACCAATGTGTAGCAGGTGCTATACCGTggtgaaggtgtttttttttatcgtgtgATTCACCTTTTGCTCaccggaaatgaaacatttgtcaCACAAGTGCGATGAAAAATGGACGTGTACCATACGAAGGTACACGATATCGATCTTCTATCCATGCTATAAAAGCTTCTTTCGCACTTGCGCTGAGTATCGTCCCATTTCAACAGTGATTCCGAACGGTTAAAACCACTGCATCTGTATTTAACATACATAAAGGCGagtgtataaaaaaatgaataaaattatcgGTTCATGTTTCCTGCTgtctttggtgctgctgctggtggtggtgagtAGAATGTTTAAATTCACAATATCCTAGCACTTTCTAACCAAGCGGCTTCATTTCATGTTTGTAACATTTAGAATTATGCCTCCGCCGAGCATAAGAAACCGGATGATAAGCTTACGCGAATTGATAATGTGGAGGGGGAGATGATTAAACCGCTGAATGACATTCTTGGCGAGCTGGAAGGATTGAGAATTCGAAGAGCTGCTCAGggaggcggtggtggtggacaaGGTGGACAGGGTGGCCAAGGAGGACGCCGTGGACCACCAGATGGTGGGCAAGGACAGCGTGGCGGACAGGGTGGACAGGGCAGTGGAGAAAATTAATCTCAAAAGCTGACAGCACGCGGTTGCGGTGATTCCGCAAGCCTTCCAAATATAGTCTTCCTACAATAGCATTGAAACGATCTGGTTCTGATTGTATGGTTGCAATAATTGAAAAGAATTTCTGCAATTTGATAAACCGAAAGAAGAGGTACAATTTTCATGACGAGAGCCTTTCCATGCAAGGAGTCGATCATGTTGAGCATCTTTCGCACGATCGCGAGCAGTTATGACTTGTGTCGTGGATGCGTACGTGAGTACTGAAATTACTGATTTTTGTATGATTCTAGTTTTGGAAAAGAGCACATCTTAGTGCGTAACTTCATATTGAAGCTATTTTCACTGGCGATCGGACTTTCAATTTCTGGATAGCCTTCTTGTCTGTACATCAAGCGCTATGTACCATCAATAATTAAAAGAATCTATCAATGATCTTCTGCAATCTAAGGACCGCTGTTACCTTCTTGAAGCTATTGCGACGGGAATTGTATTCATGTCATCAGTGGTCTAGATCGGAAGATGAGATCTTCCCCATCTTCTATGACCAGATTAAAGAAATATGTTGAaacatctgttttttttttctttcaaatattttGGAGAACCGCTTTTCGGATTGCTTCAGATAGTCTTATCGATGGATCTGCAGAGTAAGTCCGGAATATTTTAATAGCGAAATACCGTTTTATCCTTCTAGACATTGTCGACACGCTTATATCTTTTGTATACGCTGCGGATGCACTTCCTTACTTTTTACATAACGTTCAAGATTTGTCTCGAATGTAGCTGCCTGTTCGGATGTTCCTACCAAACTGCATTGATACCAGTAATATACACAAGAGAAGGTATTTATctgtatattaaaaaaaactacatacactcacacagaGGACGGTCTCGTAATCCGGTATTCATTATTGCTAATTAACCTTTGTCTTTCAGTTTCGAAACGTGATAAACCTAACAGACACAGCTCCGGACGTtcgaaaattatttataaccaaaaaaaaaaaaaaggaaaaggaatgaAACATCTTCTACAAACAACCAAACCATCATaagttaataaatatttcgcGCTCTTAGggaacaagaaaaacacagTTCGCAATTTGCCTTCcgtgtgttttgctgttttgtttttcatctcaTAATTTATCTAACATTGCTGCGCTTTTATCACAACCGAAAACATGCGTGAGTttggtggtttggtttttggtgatggTATAGGGGGTTCcactttacatttttttttaccattttttccaatcataaaaacagaaaaaagaacgacATAACGCTACGTGGTGGAAGATCACTCCGCTTGATTTTGCTTATATcttacacaaaagaaaaatcactaTCAGCATGGTGCTAGCTAGTAAATGTACCTGGCCGGTTCATCTGCGTCTGGAATGGATGGACAGATGGAATCCGACATACCAacttaaacaaacacaatggaactataatacattttaataaaatgggGAATGTGTTTCAATTTGGCTGCTATTCTCGCTGGAATGCTCTTTGTCATACGCTTATAGTCAACTTAGTTTAGGACATGGGCATGAGGACGGGTGTAATAGTAATATCATCTTAGGTGGTTTCATACGTAAGGTTCCCCTTTCGCGCTGACCGTCAAAACGCGGAAGTGTACCGGAATGTTTGTGGCGAAAGCGAAACCCGTCCACTAACAACACCGGCAATACATGTGGAATATGGATATGATGATCCCGGgtgtacgtgtgcgtgtgtgtgtgattgttcGCTCCGTTTGTACAGACGCCAAAACAACCGACTTTTAGGCAAGATCAATTTTACATAAGgcacttttgttttccaatttccaatCTGCGCACGTTTCGCTGCGGAACGGCGAAACCGTGGGGCGTTCATATTTCCTGCAACGACAGCACGGAACCGTTGTGCGTTTTCTGATCCTCCAGGATGGTGGTGAGCGTTTTGAAAACGTTATCGGGCAGATGGTCCAGCAGCATGCGTGGCATCACCTTCAGCTCGGTGAAGTCTTCCGCCGTTGCCCATCGCATCTCGTACATTGGACCACCGCTGTTCGATTTCCTGGACGTATTAATAGAAGGATTAGTAAAAATTTAACCAGCAAGATGTGTAGCAGCCGCGCATACATACTTTTCCAGTTCCGTTTTCTTTCGGCGTACGATATGCAGTATACGGCCACCGGTGTAGAGGCGCGTTTTGGCAAAGCGCCGCAAAGATATTTCACTTGATAGTAAACCGCCCTCCTGCAATGAATTGGCAAACAAACAGTTCATTTACTAAAAAATTCTAAAGGACCATTAACAGTTCTCCTTTTCGTTATTTAAGGATATTTGAATTGAACtgcaaaaagtttttctt
The DNA window shown above is from Anopheles funestus chromosome 3RL, idAnoFuneDA-416_04, whole genome shotgun sequence and carries:
- the LOC125772319 gene encoding chromosome transmission fidelity protein 8 homolog, which produces MPIYVKNPSRNGEYNTNLDEWCIVELQGDLDVRGDRIMDGQFIGDLLYNKYGQPILIIGHHILQGRLQKIDKPLLVVEKCDLQRRDAGEDETMLDISQLTVTQSQEQHDLDSTAHSITSNRTVLDTTVAIEHKVVPKVEYRVRAVVRNKVLFKARPKPIIANVSKTV
- the LOC125772318 gene encoding general transcription and DNA repair factor IIH helicase subunit XPB is translated as MGPPKKSSKKDKSGSGSSSASGFVENKWNKKRRTEDEAYAAFADDDDSNLGESDFVPDAATKNAEKNDEAIMEDEYGAKDYRTQMELKPDNESRPLWVAPNGHIFLESFSPVYKHAHDFLIAISEPVCRPEHIHEYKLTPYSLYAAVSVGLQTHDIIEYLKRLSKTSIPEGIVEFIRLCTLSYGKVKLVLKHNKYFVESPHPEVLQKLLKDPVIQSCRLRRTEEEGGDGFIKQTLEKGKGITAFGQTKLPAGQTTLPTGAATTETDKLGEGLEVVTEEAPVPEDITNFYDKMDNEEEEEEANLNTVSFEVNQEKIETLQKRCIEIEFPLLAEYDFRNDTINADINIDLKPAAVLRPYQEKSLRKMFGNGRARSGVIVLPCGAGKSLVGVTACCTVRKRALVLCNSGVSVEQWKQQFKMWSTADDSMICRFTSEAKDKPMGCGILVTTYSMITHTQKRSWEAEQTMRWLQEQEWGIMVLDEVHTIPAKMFRRVLTIVQSHCKLGLTATLLREDDKIADLNFLIGPKLYEANWLELQKRGYIARVQCAEVWCPMAPEFYREYLIAKTSKKMLLYVMNPAKFRACQYLIRYHEKRGDKTIVFSDNVFALKHYAIKMNKPYIYGPTSQNERIQILQNFKFNPKVNTIFVSKVADTSFDLPEANVLIQISSHGGSRRQEAQRLGRILRAKKGAIAEEYNAFFYTLVSQDTLEMGYSRKRQRFLVNQGYSYKVITHLAGMDSDPDLFYKTREEQGQLLQQVLSATDMDCEDERMPGDGTGVPRPSGSKRTGGLSSMAGADDAIYYEARKKSAHQHPLFKKFRC